In a single window of the Leisingera daeponensis DSM 23529 genome:
- a CDS encoding DUF1800 domain-containing protein, with product MQFDGDLAEIRFGAGLSPAVAPPQSAAEMLSRLQGPDEMAQQFPVSRFEDAVTGAATFRRLRRQRRQLDGKPGYEAADRAFREFRRAQNHARYGWHGQRLLRHVRTRDGLRERLVLFWADHFTAQGKSGPTRVLAAPYAESVIRPHVSGRFEDMLIAAATSPLMLMYLDQNRSAGPGSRAAARRERLSGLNENLAREVLELHTLGVDGPYSQTDVRQLAELFTGLTLSREEAFVFHPGMAEPGPETVLGKTYGGGKPQLEQVLSALRDLARHPATAQHIARKLAVHFISDTPDPALVSHVAARFQDSGGDLVQVYAALLEHPAAWEPQLRNVKPPFDYVASACRALALPEARIADLRPGQLNRLLLAPLTPMGQRWEFSGGPDGWPEEDAAWVTPQALAARLRWAMAAPRRLVQPLPDPRGFAAAALGGFANERVMFAARAAETEAEGIGLILASPAFQRR from the coding sequence ATGCAGTTTGACGGAGACTTGGCTGAGATCCGCTTTGGTGCCGGGCTGTCGCCGGCGGTTGCGCCGCCGCAGTCGGCGGCAGAGATGCTGAGCCGCCTGCAAGGGCCTGACGAAATGGCGCAGCAGTTCCCGGTCAGCCGGTTTGAGGATGCCGTGACGGGGGCCGCGACGTTCCGGCGGCTGCGGCGGCAGCGCAGGCAGCTGGACGGCAAGCCCGGCTATGAGGCTGCGGACAGGGCCTTCAGGGAATTCCGCCGCGCGCAGAACCATGCCCGCTACGGATGGCACGGCCAGCGGCTGCTGCGCCATGTCCGCACCCGCGACGGGCTGCGCGAACGGCTGGTGCTGTTCTGGGCCGACCATTTCACGGCACAGGGCAAATCCGGGCCGACGCGGGTGCTGGCTGCGCCCTATGCCGAAAGCGTGATCCGGCCGCATGTGAGCGGCCGTTTCGAGGACATGCTGATCGCCGCCGCCACCAGCCCGCTGATGCTGATGTACCTGGACCAGAACCGCTCTGCCGGGCCGGGCAGCCGGGCCGCCGCGCGGCGCGAACGGCTGAGCGGGCTGAATGAGAACCTGGCCCGGGAGGTGCTGGAGCTGCACACGCTGGGGGTGGACGGGCCCTACAGCCAGACCGACGTGCGGCAGCTGGCGGAGCTGTTCACCGGCCTCACCCTCTCCAGGGAAGAAGCGTTCGTCTTTCACCCCGGCATGGCGGAGCCGGGGCCGGAAACGGTGCTGGGAAAGACTTACGGCGGCGGCAAACCGCAGCTGGAGCAGGTGCTGAGCGCGCTGCGCGATCTGGCCCGCCATCCTGCCACCGCCCAGCATATCGCCCGCAAGCTGGCGGTGCATTTCATCTCCGACACGCCGGACCCGGCGCTGGTGTCCCATGTGGCGGCCCGGTTTCAGGACAGCGGCGGCGACCTTGTGCAGGTTTATGCCGCTCTGCTGGAGCATCCGGCCGCCTGGGAGCCGCAGCTGCGCAATGTGAAGCCGCCGTTTGACTACGTGGCCTCCGCCTGCCGGGCGCTGGCGCTGCCCGAGGCGCGGATTGCGGACCTCAGGCCGGGGCAGCTGAACCGGCTGCTGCTGGCGCCGCTGACCCCGATGGGGCAACGGTGGGAGTTTTCCGGCGGGCCGGACGGCTGGCCCGAAGAAGACGCTGCCTGGGTCACGCCGCAGGCCCTGGCCGCCCGCCTGCGCTGGGCGATGGCGGCCCCGCGGCGGCTGGTGCAGCCGCTGCCCGATCCGCGCGGCTTTGCCGCTGCGGCGCTGGGCGGCTTTGCCAATGAGCGGGTGATGTTTGCCGCCCGCGCCGCCGAAACCGAAGCGGAGGGGATCGGGCTGATCCTGGCCTCTCCCGCCTTTCAGCGCCGCTAA
- the aspS gene encoding aspartate--tRNA ligase — protein sequence MHAYRSHTCAELNKSNVGETVRLSGWVHRVRDHGGLLFIDLRDHYGVTQVMADPDSPVFAEIEKVRSEWCIRIDGEVKARDESLVNPKIPTGEIEVFIRDIEVLGKSEELPLMVFGDQEYPEETRLRYRYLDLRREKMQRNMVLRSNMIRSIRNRMWDIGFNEYQTPIITASSPEGARDFLVPSRLHPGKFYALPQAPQQFKQLMMVSGFDKYFQIAPCFRDEDPRADRSPADFYQLDMEMSFVTQQDVFDTIAPVMAGVFEEFGGGRKVDPANEWPQISYKDSALWYGTDKPDLRNPIKMQVVSDHFRGSGFAIFAKLLEQDGTEIRAIPAPTGGSRKFCDRMNAFAQKEGLPGMGYIFWRDGAEGMEAAGPLAKNIGPERTEAIRQQLGLGVGDAAFFLGGKPKAFEGVAGKARTVIGEELGLIDKDRFAFAWIVDFPIYEKDEETGRIDFEHNPFSMPQGGMDALLSDPLAVKGYQYDLACNGYELVSGAIRNHKPEIMFKAFEIAGYGEDEVKKRFGGMVNAFQYGAPPHGGCAAGIDRMVMLLADEANIREVIMFPMNQRAEDLMMAAPSEPMAEQLMELGLRVIPQDQ from the coding sequence ATGCACGCTTACCGCAGCCATACCTGCGCCGAACTGAACAAATCCAACGTCGGTGAAACCGTCCGCCTGTCAGGCTGGGTCCACCGCGTCCGCGACCACGGCGGCCTGTTGTTCATCGACCTGCGCGACCATTACGGCGTGACCCAGGTCATGGCCGACCCGGACAGCCCGGTTTTTGCCGAGATCGAGAAGGTCCGCAGCGAATGGTGCATCCGCATCGACGGCGAGGTGAAGGCGCGCGACGAAAGCCTGGTGAACCCCAAGATCCCGACCGGCGAAATCGAGGTCTTCATCCGCGACATCGAGGTGCTGGGCAAATCCGAGGAACTGCCGCTGATGGTGTTCGGCGATCAGGAGTACCCTGAGGAAACCCGCCTGCGCTACCGCTACCTGGACCTGCGCCGCGAGAAGATGCAGCGCAACATGGTGCTGCGCTCCAACATGATCCGCTCGATCCGCAACCGCATGTGGGACATCGGCTTCAACGAATACCAGACCCCGATCATCACCGCCTCCTCCCCCGAGGGCGCGCGCGACTTCCTGGTGCCGTCGCGCCTGCATCCGGGCAAGTTCTATGCGCTGCCGCAGGCGCCGCAGCAGTTCAAGCAGCTCATGATGGTGTCGGGCTTTGACAAGTATTTCCAGATCGCGCCCTGCTTCCGCGACGAGGACCCGCGCGCCGACCGGTCGCCTGCGGACTTCTACCAGCTCGACATGGAAATGTCGTTTGTGACCCAGCAGGACGTCTTTGACACCATCGCGCCGGTGATGGCGGGCGTGTTCGAGGAGTTCGGCGGCGGCCGCAAGGTCGACCCGGCAAACGAGTGGCCGCAGATCTCCTACAAGGATTCAGCGCTGTGGTATGGCACCGACAAGCCGGACCTCAGGAACCCGATCAAGATGCAGGTGGTGTCCGACCACTTCCGCGGCTCGGGCTTTGCGATCTTTGCCAAGCTGCTGGAACAGGACGGCACCGAGATCCGCGCCATTCCGGCGCCCACCGGCGGCAGCCGCAAGTTCTGCGACCGGATGAACGCATTCGCCCAGAAAGAGGGCCTGCCGGGCATGGGCTACATCTTCTGGCGCGACGGCGCGGAGGGCATGGAGGCGGCCGGTCCGCTGGCCAAGAACATCGGCCCGGAGCGCACCGAGGCGATCCGCCAGCAACTCGGCCTGGGCGTTGGTGACGCGGCCTTCTTCCTGGGCGGCAAGCCGAAGGCGTTCGAAGGCGTCGCGGGCAAGGCCCGCACCGTCATCGGCGAGGAGCTGGGCCTGATTGACAAGGACCGCTTTGCCTTTGCCTGGATCGTCGACTTCCCGATCTACGAGAAGGACGAGGAAACCGGCAGGATCGACTTTGAGCACAACCCGTTCTCGATGCCGCAGGGCGGCATGGACGCGCTGCTGTCCGATCCGCTGGCCGTGAAGGGCTACCAGTACGACCTCGCCTGCAACGGTTACGAGCTGGTCTCCGGCGCGATCCGGAACCACAAGCCGGAGATCATGTTCAAGGCCTTTGAAATCGCCGGCTACGGCGAGGACGAGGTGAAGAAGCGCTTTGGCGGCATGGTCAACGCGTTCCAGTACGGCGCCCCGCCGCACGGCGGCTGCGCGGCCGGGATCGACCGCATGGTGATGCTGCTGGCCGATGAGGCCAACATCCGCGAAGTGATCATGTTCCCGATGAACCAGCGCGCCGAAGATCTGATGATGGCAGCGCCGTCTGAGCCGATGGCGGAGCAGCTGATGGAGCTGGGCCTGCGGGTGATCCCGCAGGATCAGTAA
- a CDS encoding aminotransferase class IV family protein, whose translation MESPVRPRDTVQNDPAFRLIETLGWHPGAGFRHLPQHLARMARSAAVFGIPFDPKQAEAVLREAAGEAPLRCRLTLEARGQLELTTARLGSNPSEWRLGIAQTRLNADDLWLQHKTTRRALYDAARAALPEGVDELLFLNQQGEVCEGTITNLFVTRADGQRVTPPLSCGLLPGVLRQTLLESGQCLEQVLRVQDLLEAKAIHMGNSLRGLIPARIV comes from the coding sequence ATGGAAAGCCCGGTTCGCCCGCGTGACACCGTCCAGAACGATCCCGCTTTCCGCCTGATCGAGACGCTGGGCTGGCATCCGGGCGCGGGGTTCCGGCACCTGCCGCAGCATCTGGCCCGGATGGCGCGCAGCGCGGCGGTGTTTGGGATCCCCTTCGATCCAAAGCAGGCGGAGGCGGTTCTGAGGGAAGCTGCCGGCGAGGCCCCGCTGCGCTGCCGCCTGACGCTGGAGGCGCGGGGGCAATTGGAGCTGACCACGGCACGCTTGGGAAGCAACCCATCTGAATGGCGGCTGGGCATTGCGCAGACCCGGCTGAACGCCGATGACCTCTGGCTGCAGCACAAGACCACCCGCCGCGCGCTCTATGACGCCGCGCGGGCAGCGCTGCCGGAAGGGGTGGACGAACTGCTGTTCCTGAACCAGCAAGGCGAGGTCTGCGAGGGCACCATCACCAATCTGTTTGTCACCCGCGCGGACGGGCAGAGGGTGACACCGCCGCTGAGCTGCGGCCTGCTGCCGGGCGTTTTGCGCCAGACGCTGCTGGAAAGCGGCCAGTGCCTGGAGCAGGTGCTGAGGGTGCAGGACCTGCTGGAGGCGAAGGCCATCCATATGGGCAATTCCCTGCGCGGGCTGATCCCGGCGCGGATCGTGTAG